The following coding sequences are from one Granulicella sp. L56 window:
- the trpB gene encoding tryptophan synthase subunit beta: protein MSAAVNPVAGRFGAYGGRYVPETLMAALEELEAAYAQAKDDPAFQAELADLLHNYCGRPTPLYFAKRLTEQLGGAKIYLKREDLLHTGAHKINNALGQGMLARRMGKQRIIAETGAGQHGVATATVCALFGLECVIYMGEEDMRRQELNVYRMRLLGAEVRGVSAGSATLKDAISEAMRDWVTNVRTTYYILGSALGAHPYPTMVRDFHRVISLEAKAQILKQEGKLPTAIVACVGGGSNAIGAFYEFLPDANVQLIGVEAGGRGTALGQHAARFQKVGGGVPGVLQGTYSYVLQDDAGQISLTHSVSAGLDYASVGPEHAMLHDSGRASYVSCSDDAALKATVTLARTEGILPALESAHAVAEAIRLAPTMAKTDVLMVNLSGRGDKDMGILAKELDLKGAGPNVDRV from the coding sequence ATGAGTGCGGCAGTGAATCCGGTGGCGGGGCGGTTTGGAGCCTATGGCGGCCGGTATGTTCCGGAGACGCTGATGGCGGCGCTCGAAGAGCTGGAGGCGGCCTATGCGCAGGCAAAGGACGATCCGGCCTTTCAGGCGGAGCTGGCCGATCTGCTGCACAACTATTGCGGCCGTCCGACCCCTCTCTACTTCGCCAAGCGGCTGACCGAGCAGCTTGGCGGGGCGAAGATCTACCTGAAGCGCGAGGACCTGCTGCATACGGGCGCACATAAGATTAACAACGCGCTGGGGCAGGGTATGCTGGCGCGGCGCATGGGCAAGCAGCGCATCATCGCCGAGACCGGGGCAGGACAGCACGGCGTAGCCACCGCGACCGTATGCGCTCTCTTTGGCCTCGAATGCGTCATCTACATGGGCGAAGAGGACATGCGGCGGCAGGAGCTGAACGTCTACCGCATGCGTCTGCTGGGCGCAGAGGTGCGCGGAGTCTCCGCAGGCTCGGCCACGCTGAAAGACGCCATCTCCGAGGCGATGCGCGATTGGGTCACCAATGTTCGCACCACATACTACATCCTCGGCAGCGCTCTGGGAGCGCATCCTTATCCAACCATGGTGCGCGACTTCCATCGCGTCATCAGCCTCGAAGCCAAGGCGCAGATATTGAAGCAGGAAGGCAAGCTGCCCACCGCAATCGTCGCCTGCGTAGGCGGTGGCTCGAACGCGATCGGGGCCTTCTATGAATTCCTACCCGATGCGAATGTGCAGTTGATCGGCGTCGAGGCAGGCGGACGCGGCACCGCGCTCGGGCAACACGCAGCGCGTTTCCAGAAGGTTGGCGGCGGTGTCCCCGGTGTCTTGCAGGGAACCTACAGCTACGTCCTGCAGGATGACGCTGGGCAGATCTCGCTGACGCACAGCGTAAGCGCGGGTCTGGACTACGCCAGCGTAGGCCCGGAACACGCCATGCTGCACGACTCAGGCCGCGCAAGCTACGTCTCCTGCTCTGACGATGCGGCACTGAAGGCCACGGTAACACTCGCTCGAACAGAAGGAATTCTTCCCGCGCTTGAGAGCGCCCATGCCGTGGCCGAGGCCATCCGGCTCGCTCCGACGATGGCGAAGACGGATGTGCTGATGGTGAACCTCTCCGGACGAGGTGATAAGGACATGGGGATTCTGGCAAAGGAATTGGATTTGAAGGGAGCAGGGCCGAATGTCGATCGAGTTTAA
- a CDS encoding family 43 glycosylhydrolase gives MKLLSGLLLLATAALPFSQPTAQGQTTAQAADTFHNPLLQTGPDPWVVTHDGFYYYMNTTGQNLTIWKTRDITDLAHAEKKVVWTPPATGPYSHDIWAPELHFVDGKWYIYFAADAGQNESHRIYVVENAAADPLDGNFTFKGKVADVTDKWAIDASVFENKGQKYIVWSGWEGDSDGEQRIYLAHLKNPWTIDSKRVLLSYPKYPWEHVGDLLNRPEMPHVNVNEGPEILQHGQDIFLVYSGSACWTDYYELGVVKANADSNLLDTASWSKFDHPFFKQDRGAGVFGPGHNGFFKSLDGREDWIIYHANPGSGEGCGGKRSPRIQPFTWNADGTPNFGKPLSAETAIKKPSN, from the coding sequence ATGAAATTGCTCTCCGGATTGCTTCTACTCGCTACGGCTGCACTGCCGTTCTCTCAGCCGACGGCGCAGGGACAGACGACCGCGCAGGCCGCTGACACCTTCCATAATCCGCTGCTCCAGACCGGCCCCGATCCCTGGGTCGTCACGCATGACGGCTTTTATTACTACATGAACACGACCGGCCAGAACCTCACCATCTGGAAGACCCGCGACATCACTGACCTTGCCCACGCAGAGAAGAAGGTCGTGTGGACGCCACCGGCCACCGGCCCCTACTCGCACGACATCTGGGCGCCGGAGCTGCACTTCGTGGATGGCAAGTGGTACATCTACTTTGCCGCCGATGCAGGACAGAATGAGTCGCACCGCATCTATGTCGTCGAAAACGCGGCAGCCGATCCGCTCGATGGCAACTTCACCTTCAAGGGCAAGGTTGCGGACGTAACCGACAAGTGGGCCATCGATGCCTCCGTCTTCGAAAACAAGGGCCAGAAATATATCGTGTGGTCCGGCTGGGAGGGCGATAGCGACGGCGAGCAGCGCATCTACCTGGCGCACCTCAAAAATCCGTGGACCATCGACTCGAAGCGCGTCCTGCTCTCCTATCCCAAATATCCCTGGGAGCATGTCGGCGACTTGCTCAATCGCCCCGAGATGCCGCACGTCAATGTGAATGAAGGCCCGGAGATTCTGCAGCACGGACAGGACATCTTCCTCGTCTACTCCGGCTCCGCCTGCTGGACGGATTACTACGAATTGGGCGTGGTGAAGGCGAACGCCGACTCCAACCTGCTCGATACCGCCTCATGGTCGAAGTTCGATCATCCTTTTTTCAAGCAGGACCGTGGAGCAGGCGTCTTCGGCCCCGGCCACAACGGCTTCTTCAAGTCGCTGGATGGCAGAGAAGACTGGATCATCTATCACGCGAACCCAGGCTCGGGTGAGGGCTGCGGAGGCAAGCGCTCGCCGCGGATACAGCCCTTTACCTGGAACGCCGATGGCACGCCGAACTTCGGCAAACCGCTTTCGGCTGAAACAGCGATAAAAAAGCCTTCGAATTGA
- the pheA gene encoding chorismate mutase: MDISDWRKKIDELDEQIVRLISQRAEAAKAIGELKKTAELPVYEPHREQDVFNHVRAANPGPLADAEIQHVYERIIDVMRTLQRRDQ; the protein is encoded by the coding sequence ATGGATATCTCCGACTGGCGAAAGAAGATCGACGAACTGGATGAACAGATTGTTCGTCTCATCAGCCAGCGCGCCGAGGCCGCAAAGGCCATTGGCGAGCTTAAGAAGACGGCGGAACTGCCGGTCTACGAGCCTCACCGCGAACAGGACGTCTTCAACCACGTTCGCGCCGCCAACCCCGGCCCGCTGGCCGACGCCGAGATACAGCATGTCTACGAGCGCATTATCGACGTGATGCGCACCTTGCAGCGACGGGACCAGTAA
- a CDS encoding RNA-binding S4 domain-containing protein, producing the protein MDKWLWAARFFKTRALASKACELGRIESNGQRSKAAREVRVGNMLRIKNEAGDFEVEVLLLSEMRGPAAVAQTLYRETEESQQARLKAAEERKEMMRMGAVTEGKPSKRDRQELKRLRGRIHRF; encoded by the coding sequence ATGGACAAGTGGCTCTGGGCCGCCAGATTCTTCAAGACGCGAGCGCTGGCGTCGAAGGCATGTGAGCTGGGCAGGATTGAATCGAACGGCCAACGATCCAAGGCGGCGCGCGAGGTACGCGTCGGCAACATGCTGCGCATCAAAAACGAAGCCGGGGACTTTGAGGTAGAAGTGTTGCTTCTCAGCGAGATGCGCGGGCCGGCGGCGGTTGCCCAAACGCTGTACCGTGAGACCGAAGAGAGCCAGCAGGCCCGTCTGAAGGCCGCCGAGGAGCGTAAGGAGATGATGCGCATGGGGGCCGTGACCGAGGGGAAGCCCTCAAAGCGCGACCGTCAGGAGCTTAAGCGGCTGCGAGGCAGAATTCACCGCTTCTAA
- the ychF gene encoding redox-regulated ATPase YchF: MPLNCGIVGLPNVGKSTIFNALTSAKAQAANYPFCTIDPNTGVVTVPDERLSKISTLIQPKSLVPTTMEFIDIAGLVEGASKGEGLGNQFLGHIRATDAICHVVRCFDDAEVIHVAGGVNPLHDIDIINTELLLADLDTVEKRNTKVEKLAKNTSDHKIKTEASAMKKLLDALNAGKPARTADLTDEERLIARELFLITAKPQLYVANVDDSGIIESNAYIAAVEKRAAEEGAQVVRICGAMESEIAQLEPAERDEFLKDMGLSEPGLNRLIHSAYRLLDLITYFTAGVQEVRAWTIKRGTKAPGAAGVIHSDFEKGFIKADCYASDDLFTYGTEQAVKEKGLLRSEGKEYVVKDGDILFFKFNV; encoded by the coding sequence ATGCCTCTCAATTGTGGAATCGTTGGCCTGCCCAACGTCGGAAAAAGCACCATCTTCAACGCGCTCACCTCGGCCAAGGCCCAGGCGGCCAACTATCCCTTCTGCACCATCGACCCCAACACCGGCGTCGTCACCGTGCCCGATGAGCGCCTCTCCAAGATCTCCACGCTGATTCAGCCCAAGTCGCTCGTCCCCACGACGATGGAGTTCATCGATATCGCCGGTCTGGTTGAAGGCGCCAGCAAGGGCGAAGGTCTCGGCAACCAGTTCCTCGGCCACATCCGCGCAACTGACGCTATCTGCCACGTCGTTCGCTGCTTCGACGACGCCGAGGTCATCCACGTCGCCGGAGGCGTCAACCCGCTGCACGACATCGACATCATTAACACCGAGCTTCTGCTCGCCGATCTCGATACCGTTGAGAAGCGCAACACCAAGGTCGAAAAGCTGGCCAAAAATACCAGCGACCACAAGATCAAGACCGAAGCCAGCGCGATGAAGAAGCTGCTCGACGCTCTGAATGCGGGCAAGCCTGCCCGCACTGCCGACCTCACCGATGAAGAGAGGCTGATCGCGCGCGAGTTGTTCCTCATCACCGCCAAGCCTCAGCTCTACGTCGCCAACGTCGATGATTCCGGCATCATCGAGAGCAACGCCTATATCGCCGCTGTCGAAAAGCGCGCCGCAGAGGAAGGCGCGCAGGTCGTCCGCATCTGTGGAGCGATGGAATCCGAGATCGCCCAGCTCGAACCTGCCGAGCGCGATGAATTTCTCAAGGACATGGGCCTCTCCGAGCCCGGTCTGAACCGCCTCATCCACTCCGCCTATCGCCTGCTCGACCTCATTACCTACTTCACCGCTGGCGTGCAGGAGGTTCGTGCGTGGACCATCAAGCGCGGAACGAAGGCCCCCGGCGCGGCAGGCGTCATTCACTCCGATTTTGAGAAGGGCTTCATCAAGGCCGACTGCTACGCCTCCGACGACCTCTTCACCTATGGCACCGAGCAGGCCGTCAAAGAGAAGGGCCTGCTCCGCTCCGAAGGCAAGGAGTATGTGGTCAAGGACGGCGACATTCTTTTCTTCAAGTTCAACGTCTAG
- a CDS encoding YbhB/YbcL family Raf kinase inhibitor-like protein, with translation MKKILMCAVLMSAFVATAQTPAAPAAPKPGLTLTSSAFEDGGIIPDKYTRAVEAPVSPKLTWTHVPDGTVSFALILHDPDTSLQRTTNQVLHWMIFNIPGSASELPENVPTEATLADGSIQSVNTGKKIGYMGMGAGAAGPYHHYTFELFALDTKLSLGPDATQADVLKAVEGHILGKGILVGRFHRP, from the coding sequence ATGAAAAAGATCCTGATGTGTGCCGTGCTGATGTCGGCGTTCGTAGCGACTGCTCAGACTCCGGCTGCCCCGGCAGCCCCAAAGCCGGGCCTGACCCTGACTTCTTCCGCATTCGAGGATGGCGGGATTATTCCCGACAAGTACACGCGAGCGGTGGAAGCTCCTGTCTCTCCGAAGCTGACGTGGACACATGTGCCGGACGGCACGGTGAGCTTCGCGCTGATTCTGCACGATCCGGACACCTCGCTACAGAGGACGACGAACCAGGTGCTGCATTGGATGATCTTCAATATTCCGGGAAGCGCCAGCGAGCTACCGGAGAACGTGCCGACCGAGGCGACGTTAGCGGATGGGTCGATTCAGTCTGTGAACACAGGAAAGAAGATCGGCTATATGGGCATGGGTGCGGGTGCGGCCGGGCCTTATCACCACTACACGTTCGAGCTGTTTGCGCTCGATACCAAGCTGAGCCTTGGGCCGGATGCGACACAAGCCGATGTGCTGAAGGCGGTGGAAGGGCATATTTTAGGGAAGGGCATTCTGGTGGGGCGGTTTCATCGGCCTTAG
- a CDS encoding bifunctional (p)ppGpp synthetase/guanosine-3',5'-bis(diphosphate) 3'-pyrophosphohydrolase has translation MVSAHPASSEADPQSRSQNEPKNPSEIPDTDTGTKLETALPVGVTADTPVAAELRADAAKGEPVAPSALDESSASHLSGVAAGEIETVDAKFQKLLETVHHNRPADDLDIIRKAWAFSMSQHEGQKRASGEPYIIHPLEVGQVLAELKMDSTAIAAGLLHDAVEDTDVTSVELGKRFGDQVAHIVEGVTKLDKIKFANREDHQAENIRKMLLAMVTDVRVVIIKLADRLHNMRTLEHLKPERQQKIARETLDIYAPLAHRLGMGKLRGELEDLAFRYTDPFAYEQVSSEVNALRGAGEEFLHKIVTELEEKLREHHIQGRVEWRIKRLYSIQQKLESQKIPVDQVYDLLAVRVICQTVQDCYAVLGLLHSTWRPVPGRIKDFIAMPRPNLYQSLHTTLIAPGGHQFEVQIRTEDMHRVAEEGIAAHWKYKASDNVTSKDEQRLAWMRQLMEWQREMPDPNEFMSTLKIDLYPEEVYTFTPKGKVVVLPKDASPIDFAYTIHTEVGNTTVGAKVNGRIVPLRTRLRNGDIVEISTQTGHAPSRDWLSFTKSSRARNKIKHWLNEQQRVRAIEIGRKLLDREARKYKLSLGKFDEADYDKVAGEYGLGTQAELLAGVGFGKFSARQVLNKLEPGSTMAAEPAPSESTVGNALGHMSDAVKKVFFGKGSDSLQVEGQDDLLVYRARCCNPIRGEEIIGYVTRGKGVAVHARSCPNVQNLLYESDRRIQVEWAPSPTEPGTTKAQTYPVKLTLLCDDRPGLLKEFTAIIADDGTNIRSVDTKPTPEGTMVVDFVVETVDVRHLNKLVQNLRKVPGVRDVHRVQKI, from the coding sequence ATGGTCAGCGCCCATCCAGCCTCTTCGGAGGCTGATCCGCAGTCGCGGTCGCAAAACGAACCGAAGAACCCATCGGAGATACCGGATACCGATACAGGAACGAAGCTGGAAACTGCTCTTCCTGTTGGAGTTACGGCGGATACCCCGGTTGCTGCGGAGTTGCGTGCCGATGCGGCGAAGGGTGAGCCTGTCGCACCGTCGGCCCTCGATGAGTCTTCGGCCTCTCACCTAAGCGGCGTCGCGGCGGGGGAGATCGAGACTGTCGATGCAAAGTTCCAAAAGCTGCTGGAGACGGTCCATCACAACCGCCCAGCCGATGACCTCGATATTATTCGCAAGGCATGGGCGTTCTCCATGTCGCAGCACGAGGGCCAGAAGCGTGCCTCGGGCGAGCCGTATATCATTCATCCGCTCGAAGTCGGGCAGGTACTTGCAGAGTTGAAGATGGACTCGACCGCGATTGCAGCCGGTCTGCTGCACGATGCCGTCGAAGATACCGATGTCACCTCAGTCGAGTTGGGCAAGCGCTTTGGCGATCAGGTAGCGCATATCGTCGAGGGGGTCACCAAGCTCGACAAGATCAAGTTTGCCAACCGCGAAGACCATCAGGCAGAAAATATCCGCAAGATGCTGCTGGCGATGGTGACGGACGTTCGCGTCGTCATCATCAAGCTGGCCGACCGTCTGCATAATATGCGGACGCTGGAACACCTGAAGCCGGAGCGGCAGCAGAAGATTGCCCGCGAGACGCTGGATATCTATGCTCCGCTGGCGCACCGTCTGGGCATGGGTAAGCTGCGCGGAGAGCTTGAGGACCTTGCCTTCCGCTACACCGATCCCTTTGCGTACGAGCAGGTCTCGTCCGAAGTCAATGCGCTGCGTGGGGCGGGCGAAGAGTTTCTGCATAAGATCGTCACCGAGCTGGAAGAAAAGCTGCGCGAGCACCACATTCAGGGGCGCGTGGAGTGGCGCATCAAGCGTCTCTACTCCATTCAGCAGAAGCTGGAGTCGCAGAAGATCCCCGTGGACCAGGTCTATGACCTGCTCGCGGTGCGCGTCATCTGCCAGACGGTGCAGGACTGCTATGCGGTGCTGGGCCTTCTGCACAGCACCTGGCGTCCGGTGCCGGGGCGCATCAAGGACTTCATCGCCATGCCGCGGCCCAATCTCTATCAGTCGCTGCATACGACGCTGATCGCACCGGGCGGGCACCAGTTCGAGGTGCAGATCCGCACCGAAGACATGCACCGCGTCGCCGAAGAGGGCATCGCGGCGCACTGGAAGTACAAGGCCTCCGACAACGTCACCTCGAAGGACGAGCAACGGCTGGCGTGGATGCGGCAGTTGATGGAGTGGCAGCGCGAGATGCCCGACCCCAACGAGTTCATGTCGACGCTGAAGATCGACCTGTACCCCGAGGAGGTCTACACCTTTACGCCGAAGGGCAAGGTGGTGGTGCTGCCGAAGGATGCGAGCCCGATTGATTTTGCCTATACGATCCATACCGAGGTAGGCAATACAACCGTGGGCGCGAAGGTGAACGGGCGCATCGTTCCGCTGCGGACGCGGCTGCGCAACGGTGATATCGTCGAGATTTCGACGCAGACGGGGCACGCTCCCAGCCGCGACTGGCTCAGCTTCACCAAGAGCTCGCGTGCTCGCAACAAGATCAAGCACTGGCTCAACGAACAGCAGCGGGTACGTGCCATCGAGATCGGTAGAAAACTACTGGACCGCGAAGCACGCAAGTACAAGCTCTCGCTGGGCAAGTTCGATGAGGCCGACTACGACAAGGTCGCCGGCGAATACGGACTCGGGACACAGGCCGAGTTGCTGGCAGGCGTGGGCTTCGGCAAGTTTTCCGCACGACAGGTTCTAAACAAGCTGGAGCCGGGATCGACCATGGCCGCGGAGCCTGCGCCGTCCGAAAGCACGGTCGGCAACGCCCTCGGCCATATGTCCGATGCCGTGAAGAAGGTCTTCTTCGGCAAGGGGTCGGACTCGCTTCAGGTAGAAGGGCAGGACGATCTGCTCGTCTATCGCGCACGCTGTTGTAACCCGATTCGTGGTGAAGAGATTATTGGCTACGTCACCCGGGGCAAGGGCGTAGCAGTTCATGCTCGAAGCTGTCCCAACGTGCAGAACCTGCTGTACGAGTCGGACCGGCGCATCCAGGTGGAGTGGGCTCCTTCGCCGACAGAGCCCGGAACGACGAAAGCCCAGACGTACCCTGTAAAGCTGACATTGCTTTGCGATGATCGTCCCGGGTTGTTGAAGGAGTTCACGGCAATCATCGCGGACGATGGAACCAACATTCGCAGCGTGGACACAAAGCCCACCCCCGAGGGAACCATGGTGGTGGACTTCGTCGTCGAGACGGTGGATGTTCGCCACCTCAACAAGCTGGTGCAGAACCTGCGCAAGGTCCCCGGCGTGCGCGACGTGCATCGCGTGCAGAAGATCTAG
- a CDS encoding tannase/feruloyl esterase family alpha/beta hydrolase, whose protein sequence is MRNLPTSIASSIMPILALLLLAAPLAAQQSCKDLLNLQLPETVITSAASVSTGNFAVPKSTATIGNLPAFCRVAATTKPAIRFEVWMPLHSWNGKFQGVGNGGTAGVISYRAMAAALRRGYAVVSTDTGHVNNPPSNGFDSTWALHHPELVADFGYRGLHLATVNGKQITQTFYGKASAHSYYVGCSKGGEQGLMEAQRFPDDYDGLLVGDPANNWTRHYAGAHLWYSIATLKDPESYIPASKVPLLANAVIAACDAIDGVADGVLDDPRKCHFDPAVLTCKEGEPSSSCFTRKQVKAIKDIWGGAHDSHGNLIYPGILPGGEAGTGGWPSWITGNKPFAATHWKAADGFFQNMVFEDPNYNALNFNYDTDMKTALAKTGRSLDAVDPDLRPLQRRGGKLILYHGWSDPDISPLNTINYYNQVQATVGKDTSQFLRLFLVPGMNHCTGGPGPNHFDGVTALEEWAENGVAPEKIIAFHTTEGEIDRTRPLCPYPQVAVYSGKGSTNNAHNFACKLPSR, encoded by the coding sequence GTGCGAAACCTTCCGACCTCCATCGCGTCTTCAATCATGCCCATTCTCGCCCTGCTTCTCCTTGCGGCTCCGCTTGCTGCCCAGCAATCCTGCAAAGACCTCCTCAACCTCCAGCTTCCCGAAACCGTCATCACCTCTGCCGCAAGTGTCTCGACGGGCAACTTCGCCGTACCCAAATCCACCGCAACGATCGGCAATCTCCCGGCATTCTGCCGAGTCGCAGCAACCACAAAGCCAGCGATCCGGTTCGAGGTCTGGATGCCGTTGCATAGCTGGAACGGTAAGTTTCAGGGCGTCGGCAACGGCGGCACCGCAGGCGTCATCAGCTATCGCGCCATGGCTGCCGCGCTGAGACGCGGCTACGCGGTCGTCAGCACCGACACCGGCCACGTCAACAACCCGCCCAGCAACGGCTTCGACTCGACCTGGGCGTTGCATCACCCCGAGCTCGTGGCCGACTTCGGCTACCGCGGTCTGCACCTTGCCACGGTCAACGGCAAGCAGATCACGCAGACCTTCTACGGCAAAGCCTCCGCGCACTCGTACTACGTCGGCTGCTCCAAAGGCGGCGAACAGGGCCTGATGGAAGCCCAGCGATTTCCCGACGACTACGATGGCCTGCTTGTAGGCGATCCCGCCAATAACTGGACGCGCCACTACGCAGGCGCGCACCTCTGGTACTCCATCGCCACCCTCAAAGACCCGGAGAGTTACATTCCGGCCTCAAAAGTTCCGCTGCTGGCCAACGCCGTCATCGCAGCCTGCGACGCCATCGATGGAGTCGCGGACGGCGTGCTCGACGACCCCCGCAAATGCCACTTCGACCCGGCGGTGCTCACCTGTAAAGAAGGCGAGCCCTCGTCCTCCTGCTTCACTCGCAAACAGGTCAAGGCCATCAAGGACATCTGGGGCGGAGCGCATGACTCTCACGGCAATCTTATCTATCCTGGCATTTTGCCAGGCGGCGAAGCCGGGACGGGCGGCTGGCCGAGCTGGATCACCGGCAACAAGCCCTTCGCCGCAACCCATTGGAAGGCCGCCGATGGCTTCTTCCAGAACATGGTCTTTGAAGACCCCAACTACAACGCGCTCAACTTCAACTACGACACCGACATGAAGACGGCGCTGGCCAAGACCGGCCGCTCGCTCGATGCGGTCGATCCCGACCTGCGGCCCTTGCAGCGGCGCGGCGGCAAGCTGATCCTCTATCACGGCTGGAGCGACCCCGACATCTCGCCGCTCAACACCATCAACTACTACAACCAGGTACAGGCGACGGTTGGAAAGGACACTTCGCAGTTCCTCCGCCTGTTCCTGGTGCCGGGCATGAACCACTGCACCGGAGGTCCCGGTCCCAACCATTTTGATGGAGTTACGGCGCTTGAAGAGTGGGCAGAAAACGGCGTCGCACCCGAGAAGATCATCGCCTTCCACACAACCGAGGGCGAGATCGACCGCACGCGTCCGCTCTGCCCCTATCCGCAGGTGGCCGTCTATAGCGGCAAAGGCAGCACCAACAACGCGCACAATTTTGCCTGCAAACTGCCGTCAAGGTAA
- the trpA gene encoding tryptophan synthase subunit alpha — translation MSIEFKKKPGIVAYLTAGDPDLATTRDIALAAIDNGADVIELGVPFSDPLADGPVIQRASERSVARGTTLTDVLGLAKELRAARPAAGLVLFSYLNPVVRMGMKTFCAKAAEAGADGVLLTDMIVEEAGEYLEAMHAHKLAPVFLAAPTSPDARLKAIANVSQGFVYAISRVGITGTQQTIAGDAAELVSRLRTFTKLPIAVGFGISNAEHVKAVGEFADAAIIGSALVALIEKSDPSEAPAAVGRFIAGLRA, via the coding sequence ATGTCGATCGAGTTTAAGAAGAAGCCGGGGATCGTTGCGTATCTGACAGCAGGCGATCCTGACCTGGCGACGACGCGGGACATTGCGCTGGCAGCGATTGATAACGGCGCAGACGTGATCGAGTTGGGCGTGCCGTTCAGCGATCCGCTTGCGGACGGGCCGGTGATTCAGCGCGCCAGCGAGCGCTCCGTCGCCCGTGGAACCACCCTGACCGACGTTCTGGGATTGGCGAAGGAGCTGCGCGCAGCACGTCCGGCAGCGGGCCTGGTGTTGTTCTCCTATCTCAATCCGGTCGTGCGAATGGGAATGAAGACCTTCTGCGCGAAGGCTGCCGAGGCAGGCGCAGACGGCGTTCTGCTGACCGACATGATTGTGGAAGAGGCAGGGGAGTATCTGGAGGCGATGCACGCGCACAAGCTGGCCCCGGTATTTCTGGCCGCGCCCACCAGCCCCGATGCACGGCTCAAGGCGATTGCCAATGTCTCGCAGGGCTTTGTCTACGCCATCTCTCGCGTCGGAATTACCGGAACGCAGCAAACCATCGCAGGCGATGCCGCGGAGTTGGTCTCCCGTCTGCGAACCTTCACAAAACTGCCGATTGCCGTAGGTTTCGGCATCTCGAACGCGGAGCACGTCAAGGCCGTCGGCGAGTTTGCCGATGCCGCAATCATTGGCAGCGCGCTGGTGGCGCTGATCGAAAAAAGCGACCCATCCGAGGCTCCGGCGGCCGTCGGGCGGTTCATTGCGGGGTTGCGCGCATGA